The DNA segment CATCATTATTTCCTGTATGTGTCATGGTTGAATCTTATTTCTTGTAGCAAATAAATAGTTGAGGAATGGTTGTAGAGTGTAACAAAATAGTAATATGCAATATGATCTTCATTTCACTACTAAAACTGgtaaaagtcagaaatcacattgcaccaggttatagtccagcaggcgCCGtgcgatttctgactttgtccaccccagcccaacaccggcacctcctcATTAAAACTGAGAAAGGATTATTCCATATGTAAATGTGTTTAATGTTGAATAATAATAATACATTTAATAAATATAAGGAAATCGCCATTCTAAAATTATGTAGCTGGGATTAGTTGGTTGCTGCTTAATTTTCTGGTTACCTTGCTCTAACATTTTTCATAGTTCAATATCAATGTGTCcttgtttgtaaaatgctaatcTTTTCATTTTTCAAGCCATGTCAGTTCATTTTGATGAAAGAAGTGGGACTGTTCGCTGCAAGACCCCATGGGGTGAATGGTATCAGACCATGGAAGAAGTTTTCATTGATGTCCATGTTCCAGTTGGAACATCTGCAAAAGAAATCAAATGTAGTCTGGGGAGTAAAGATATAGCATTGTCTGTTAAGGGACAAGTGATATTGAAGGTAAAGATCCCTTTCCTGTCACCTTTTCTCCACTTCAAATGAGTCtcactaaatttttaaaaatctatcattGATAATGCATTTCCTTAAATGAATATAGTTGTATACTTGGTTTAAAGAACTTTATCTCCAATGTTCTGATAATAGATCTGTCATCACAGCTTTCATTCCTAAACATGAGATAATGTTGCCTGAGACACTGAATTGACAACCAGATATTTGGACAGGACTATTGAAACATCAAGTGAAGATTTTATAGCTTTTCTGAGGAAATTCTGAGATGCATGCTATGTATTTTCAGATGTTCAGTTCTTATTTCACAATATTGTATTTAAACAAAGCTTAGCAGTTGGCTGTTGATCAATATTCATGTGTTTGTCTCTCTGGCAAGACTTGCAACAATTGGAGTCCACATGCCAGTCAATCAACACTCTTCTCTCATACAATATAAAGATTGGTTTCCCCCTTTAATTGgtattgtcctgatgagtacaagatgaaaagctcaacaaaatgccttttaaaggcAACATTCAGAACTATATTTTTCTCACTTCAATTTATGTTAGGAAGGAATAATTATTCAAGAAAATTATTGTTGGAACTCGAGCATCGATCTGAGCTCTGATCTGTTTTCGACTTTTGGTAATTCTGCAAGCTAACAATTGAATATGGCATGCCCAGAGAAATCCAGAAATACTTTAAAGAAGCTTGTTTGTTTGAATAAAAATACAAGATACTGCGTTTGCAGGCAAACATTTTAGAGAGCAATTCTAATAGCAGGTGAAGGAAGAAGAAAGAATGAGCATTTATAGAATATTTCATGTTCTATGTCCCAAAATGTTTCATAGactgctttttgtttttaaaaagagtgTATCCCTGAAACTTGACACCAGTGACAATGATGGAATCTCCCaatgttattctgaagtgctggATTGTTTTCAAGCCCTAATCTGGGTTTTGAACGTTCAGATTTTTGTGTCAAGCAAGATTGGTGGCATGAACTAACATAACATTCACGTAAAGTTAAAGACAAAGAATGTAGTGagttgaatttttatttttgtgcagCAATCCAGATTGTTACTGGCAAATCTTACTTAATTTTCAGGGGAAGCTCTTTGATTCTACTGTTTCTGATGAAGGAACATGGACTCTAGGTAGGCAACAATCTTAAATTAAAATGCTTCCTTCATAgcggaggtgatggcctagtggtattattgctggactgttaatccagagacccagataatgttctggggactcgggtttgaatcccaccatggtggatggtggaatttgaattcgataaaatatctggaattaagactctaatgttggccatgaatccattgttgatggttggaaaaacccatccttcactaatgtccttcagggaaggaaatctgctgccctaacgtggtctggcctacatgtgactccagactcgcatcaatgtggttgattcttaactgccgtctgggcaattagggatgggcaataaatgctgcctagcagtgatgccctcatcacatgaatgaataaagaaaacaaaactatataccttatttttcttttttttttaatgtttcattgTAAGAATGTGTACCATTCCTTTACTCTATTTTCTGACATAAGAAATTGGAGAATTAAAAAGTGTACACTTTCAACTCTTATTTTGTTCCATCTCTAAGAAGATTTTGCTTTCTggcagaggataagaaacagatcAGTATAGTTCTAAGGAAAAGTAACCGAGAAGCTGGGAACTGCTGGTCTTCATTGCTGGAAGGGCAGTATCGTGCTGACCCCCTGctgcaagatgaaatgcagaagaAACTTACACTAGAGAGGTTCCAAAGGGAGGTAAGTAATAGTACCATATGAAATAAAGTATACTACTTGGTTAATAACAGTGGATTGCAACTAGATCTGTTCTGTTGTGCAAATATCTGAAAGAAATATGATAAGCAGAAGATGCAAAGCAAATATGTTAGCAAGCCAGTAGAGAAATTACACAATCTTCTGTTGACCAGAAGCTAATCTTCCCTCAAAGTATTTATGAGTATCTGCAGCTTAATAATCAGACAAATTTTTATAATTTATTACACTAATCACACCCATTATTACTGGCAATGTCCTTGAAATCTGTGCAGAATGGCTTAACTTATGCAGTTTTTCTAGGAATTTACTGCAGAGTGGAAATAGCCCTTTTTGTGAGTGTAAAGCACACAGTTTGACTTGTCAACATTGTAACTTGAATCTTCTGGGATGGCTGCAATGCTCTTGGTGGTCAATAGGCTACTGACAGTGATAACACTCAAAATAAAGAATGACCACTTGAGTGAAATACCAGAAACTGTCAATTGTATTTCCCTTTTATCCTCTTCTGAGTATCACCTCATTCTAAGGCTAAAAAAATTTTTTTTGAcaggataaaaaaaattgctgattttgagtttagaagaatgagaggtgactttattgaaacatgcaagattcttagagAACTTGACCAGATAGATATGGAaaggcttttttttcccttctgagAGAGTCGAGGACCAGAGTCCAAAATCTCAGAAGAAAGGTTTGCCCATTTAAAGCAGAGGTGAGTAGCAGTTTTTTCAGTGGTTagtgaatctgtggcattctCTCCTGCAGAGAGCTGTCAaagctgggtcattaagcatACTCagagctgagatagatttttaaccaatagggaatcaagggatgtgaggaaaagcagTAAAACAGAGCTGACGATGATCATGTCTGTGGTCCCATTGAATGTCAGGACAGATtcaatggactgaaaggcctacttctgctgtTGCATCAAAGACATTGAAATAAATCACTTGATAGCCCTGTCCAGCCAGGCAGAGTCTGCAGAAGGTGAAAGAGGGGAGAAGTTATAGTTGCCTTAACGTTACAGGAAAAAATATGAAGACCACGAGCGAGATAAGAGACAGGGATATCCAACTGAAATTTGGCAGTAGAATGTGGGCCTGTCACATTGTTGTGACTGAGGGTGTATTATTTCTGAAAAGTGAAATGGTTACACTTGGATGCACAAACTAAGATACCTTGCAGATGATGTGTGAGATTGGAATCTTTGGTACTGCATATGGCAAGTGAGATTCAAAGTAATGCTATTGCAGCAATTAAAGAGTTCACAGGCTGAAAAATTgctttacttttcaaaaattgATGTTCCCTAATTGATACTTATCCTACCAAAGCTTTGAGGTGGCGCAGTagctgtggttagcactgatgcctacagcgccaaggacctaggtttgattccagcctgggtggactgtctctgtggagtttgcacattccgtatctgtgtggctttcctctggatgcttctgtttcctcccacagtccaaagatgtgcaggttaggtgtattggccatgctaaattgctcacagtatccAGGGGCGTGTGagctaggtggattaactattggaaatgcagagttacaaggatagggtaaggAAGTGGCCTGAgtggatgcccttcagaggattggtgtgctCTGGATAGgcagaatagcctgcttccacactatggattctatgattctatgaaatattttAATCATGCTAGAATTTCTTCGGCATGATAAGCCGTGTGACTAAGTAGCATGATTCAAGATATCACGCCGAAAACCATGTGGATTGTTCTCATTTGAATAATCATTAGACATTTAGAAACTTCATCACGCTAATGAACTTCCGCTTTCCTCTTGCACAGCATCCTGGCTTTGACTTTAGTGGAGCTGACATTTCTGGAAACTATGGTGGTGGCGGTCCAGATTTCTCAAATTTGGGAAAGTGAAGACAATTCAAAGACGCAATTGCCTAATACTAGACTTTGAGAATAAAAGTGCAGAATACAAGCTGTTGAAAATGCCTCCGAAGGACTCAGTGATCCAAAACTTGCTGGGAAAATAAAGATGACTTGGCAGAGCACACTGTTATTAGTTGTAACCAACCCAGGAATTTGCATTTTTGAGGAAAAAAATACACCATGAGTTGTGAATCATTGCAAATTGCTGTACGATTTGAAATGCACCCCCACTGACCTTGCATAACAGATCTTGCTGTTACTGACCCTGTGATTTTCAAGGAGTTGCTGAATTTACATCATTAATATAATGAAACAAGTTGGTTAAAGTTAGGACAGCTATTGAATATTGTAAGCACACTTTAAATGGAGTGACTAATTGTCTTGACATGCCACTCAACTTTGGAAATTCAGAAAGAGAACAGTTAAAACTGGAGTTTGTGGAGGCTTATCAAGTGAATGTCTCATGCATTTCTTTTGTGGTCTCACTCTCAATTTAATCTTTAGTCCTGATACTGTTTCCTGCCTTTAATTTGACTCAATTTCATCCTATTCTGTATcaatcttttttttcctcttcattAGAACAGTGAGATCAACTGAATAGTTCTAACGAAAATGCCCACTTTTTAAATTAAAGATACCCACAAAAAATCCTCCTTATAAAAAGGAAATGTAAATTAATTCTGAATATTATCTGCAGTCTGGAGAAAGCAATCTTTGTAGAATGCAACACTTAAGAGAGGCCTCAAATGTACTGCTGGACACTGCTTCTTCCCTGGCCTcagatgagagacagagagtgtgaccACTTCACACTGTTCATACCTTTTTCGTTCACAATAAACTGTTAGTCCTGCAATTTACCACATTGCTGCTGTTGCATTGTGCTTGATTGTAGTCATTTCTAGCACTAAAATAATTGGAACCTAGGGCTGAGAAGGAAGTTATAACTTGGATTTTTGACACAAAATGCTTGCCACCAGCAAATTCTGGGTCACAGATATGCACGTTTTAAGATGCATAtatctgctttaaaaataaaattctgtaTAACCTTCTGCATATGTTGAAGGCAGTTCCTTCCTTATGGTATTTACAATTTTGAAGCACACACTGGAATTGAAAGTGAGACTCTTGTTAAACCTGTAGTGATAATTTGATTGTTTCATTTGGCTTCAGTGCCttagatttttatttcagatcaaaTAGCAAAGTTTGAGTCATTGGAGAGTTTTATGAAAGTAAGATATATCTTTGGTAAGTATGTTAAAATTGGAATTGGTTGTGCTTATTCCATTAATATTTGAGTGCAGGTGATGAAAAATACAAGAGTTAAACTCGTCATCAAGGGTTCCAAATTTGAGTCCAACCCAGACTAATAAACTTGAAAACCTTTTCTGTCCATTGGCTTCAAGTGGTCTATGTCAAACAAGTCTGGAAATCTACAAGTTAATTTGCAAACAATGTAAGtccatagtatcagagataatgggaatggcagatgctggagaatctgagaaaacaaagtgtggagctggatgaacacagcaggccaagcaacatcttaggaagcacaaaagctgacgtttcaggcctgaagggtctcggcctgaaacgtcaggttttgtgctcctgagatgctgcgttcatccagctccacactttgtcatctctcaGACCAtagtaataattttttttttaaaaatcatttgtggatgtgagtcATTCATAAGGCCAACCTTTCATTGTTCATACTGAATTACCTTTGATGATCTTATGGAGATCAAAGAAGTGCTggtttttgaaaatatttaaaattacattGGTGTTTGAAGGTTCAGATTGAGACGCTGTGGGGTTAGGTAGTATTCAACTTGAATTATTGGGCACTCCTTCTAAAAAGCAGTTAAAACGAAGCTGAAGGAAGACATCTATAAAATTCCTGCTGTCACCCATTGCGACTGCTGACTAGCAGGTTGTGCTTCTGGGCTCTTTAttttggaaaatgtcagtttggtGAGAGTTATGGGGAGGCAGTTACCTGTCCAATAGCAGTAAAGCAGCTGTGAAGGTATCAGTTAGGACTTATTCAGGCTACTCTCCTAATATCATCTGGAAGTGCCTTCCCTTTTCATATACATTTGCAGCACCCATCCTTTGTGGTGGAGATGCTCGCCACTCAAGGCTGTTTGGTTCAGTAGGCACAATATGCTGCCCTGCCCCGCACAGCACAGACAGCATTACAGTCTTCACTGTACGGCattgttacaatatttaaaagatatttggttaAGTACGCGAAAAGGCAAGCTGGTGGGACTAATTTGACCGAAGTTGTATGAGTCTATGGCACAGGGAGCCCGAAGCGCTGCGTTGTACGGCAAATGAAGTCCCAGGCGCCACGCTTTGCGACACTCATTTCCGCCGGCCTTTGCCGTACGGCGACGTTTACAGGATGTGACGCATTTCGCCGGAAGCTAGGTGCCGGCGAGGAGGAGGGACGGCGGCGAAATGTCGGATCTGTTCGTGAAACCCGGTGAGAACCGAGCGGGCGGTAAGGGGCTTCGTGTGGGAAACGGCAGCCAGAGTTCAAAGTGACCCTTCCCTCAGAAGGGtatggagggaggagggtggtaGAGCTGCCTGGGGAAACAGGGCTCGGATTGATACCCTGGTTTACGTGGCACTCAGGCTGGAGTCAGCAGTGGGCGGATCATTTTGATCACGTCAGTACATTTAAACCTGCTTTACAGAATAAGCAGCACCCAGACCGTATTGTAAAGGTGATTAATACATTTAATGGAAGGAAAATTCTATTCCCCTCGCTGCTAAGCATACCATGTTTAAAGTGCAGAATGCTGGGGAGGAAATAGTCTTGGTCTTTCCTTGAAATGACATCTCCTGGTCAGGAGAGATGATGCTCATTGTCTTTTGCATCAGACACGTTTTATGTAGCTGCCAGTCACGTTCACAGTACAGAATTACCACTTCTGTGGTATATATTTACATAACAGTTTAAAACGTGTGTCAGATGGGTACATTGAAGGGGAAGCTAGGTAAACGCGTAACAGAAACAGGAATGTCAGCGTGTGGAACATTAACGTCAACATAAACCACTTTGGC comes from the Stegostoma tigrinum isolate sSteTig4 chromosome 13, sSteTig4.hap1, whole genome shotgun sequence genome and includes:
- the nudcd2 gene encoding nudC domain-containing protein 2, with protein sequence MSVHFDERSGTVRCKTPWGEWYQTMEEVFIDVHVPVGTSAKEIKCSLGSKDIALSVKGQVILKGKLFDSTVSDEGTWTLEDKKQISIVLRKSNREAGNCWSSLLEGQYRADPLLQDEMQKKLTLERFQREHPGFDFSGADISGNYGGGGPDFSNLGK